Below is a genomic region from Neobacillus endophyticus.
TTTATAACCATCGAATAAAGCTTTCACTAAACCGTTGTAACCCAGTTGTTCCATTTCCCGTAGCCCCCTCTCGCTGTTCTTCGGTGCGGCCCATTCTTTTGGGCTTGATAAGATACTATTCACCACTGATTGTCCAAGTTTCCTTATTTTTCAGGAACATCGGGTTTATTTTTTAGGATTTTTGGACATTACTTGGGTTAAGGAGTGATGAGAACAATGTTTGGCTTTGGCTTAGGGAAGAAACGGACAAAGTTAGGGAAGTGGCTGGATCAAAGAGGAATTGCTCAATCCTGGCTTAAAGAGAAAACAGGATTAAACAAAAACACTATCGGGGATTTAGTAAATGATTCAGATAGGTCTCCCACTCAATCGACAATGAAAAAAATTCTTAAAGCTTTAAGGGAAATAGATCCCAATGTAAAAAGTGATGATTTTTGGGATATGTAAGGGGAGAGCAATATGCAGGAGGGTTTGAACAAAAGGCTAGACGTATTAAAAAAAATTATCGATGTTAAAAAGATGGATATTGAGGAATGCGAGAAGGAGCTCAGCAATCGATACTATCCAGTTATTGTTAGATTGGCGATAACAGAATATATCTTAAAGCTCCAAAAAGAACTAGAAAGCTATGAAAATAAATTGGTTGATTTGCAAAGCTTCTATTGACGACTGGAGTATGTAAATGGGATTACGTTTTAGGTGAGCGAAAATGGAGAAAAAGAGAATGATTAGTGTTCAAGTTAATGAAAATGAAGTAAAACAACTATTTCTTGAAAAGATAGAAGAAAGTATCAAACGTCTAGAAAACAGTCATGTTTTTTGGGATATGAAGATTCTCTGTAAAAAAACCTGTATGAGCGAAAACAATATTAAAGAGAAGTTTTTTTATGATCCATTCTTTCCTAAGTACAAAATCGGCAGCAAATGGTACATCCCTGCAAAGGAAGGTGAGGCTTTTTTACTCCAATGGATTCGTGAACAACCGAAAAGAAAAGTATAATATAACCCCATATCAGATGTTTTAAGAAATTCGCTACATAAGACTGATTATGAAAGTAGCTAAATCCACAAATTCGAATAAGAATTTGAATGTGTTATTAGTACACCGTGCACTAGGAGGGGTATTTGTGGATCAACCATCAAGTGAAGCTAAAAAGAAATTACTCATTCTTATCAAGAAAAAAACATTACCTATACTCTTGGAACTAGAAAAAAAGAGGTTCTGAGATGCAACACGTAAATGAGATTATGCAAATCCAACTGTACGATAAAAAAGGTCACCCCTATAAAAATGCGGGATGACCTTTTTTGCTGTGAGGTATTAAGCATTATATGTGATAAACGTGGAAACGCCCTTCCATCTTTTTTAAATTAAACATATTTTGTATGGATTATATGTTAAGGAGGTCTATTGAATGGATGGTGTAGGAGCTGGAGGCGGCTTTGCTTTGCTCGTTGTATTGTTTATTTTGCTTATTATTATAGGTGCGTCCTTTATGGGCGGCGGATTATATTAAAAAATTAAACATGGAAAGGTGGAGTTAATATGTTTGGATACGGTGGTTTCGGTGGATTTGGCGGCGGATGTGGTTGTGGTGGCTTTGGTTACGGAGGCGGCGGATTCGGATACGGCGGCGGATTTGCTTTAATCGTTGTGTTGTTTATCTTATTAATCATCATTGGATCCGTTTGCTTTTATTAAAAATAAAAGCGTATTCTGTTTCGGAATATAAAAGCCCTCTTTTGAGGGCTTTTTCGTTGAACTCTAAGGAGGTAGCTACACATGATGTGGATATATTTGGTGGCTACCCTTAGCTTATGCAGCAACTTAAGTAAAAAATCGACGGAGTAAGCCCTTATTTTTTGAAAAAATAAATTTGGGAAGAAGTACTTTACGTCTTTTTGACATTAGCGAAGTTTGTATTATTAGAAGGAGGGAAGATATGGATCATACTTATTTTAAATACCTCCGTTCTAATTATAAAAAGGAGGATGAAATCATATCCCCCTTTTTTGACATTCTCCTTTTATTAGTCGAGTATAATTTATCCATAAAACAACGTCCATGTTGAACAAATTCAATAACTTTTCCGATTCCACGGCAATTTCCAGTATGCTTCTATCACTTCTGGATAATACCGGCTACAATACCAGTTTCTATACTCTCCTCTTGGTAGCTGCCTCATTTCCTTAATGGGGAAACCTTTGCCACAGTATGCACACATCTCTTTCTCTCTCATATCCATCACCCTATAAAAGATTCGTAAAAATCAAATTCGGAATTTATAATTGGTCAATTAGATTTACGTAATGTGATTGCGGTTTTTCCAAGTAAATCTTTGTTACTTCAATCGAGGTGTGGCCTAAATATTTAGCTATGTCTTGGATCGGCAAGCCCTGTGCGGCAAGACGTAATCCGAATAGATGCCTTAAATTATGAACATGAGCTTTGGATAATTCAATGCCTGCAGCTTTTGCGTATTTTTTAATAAGGCTGTGAGCTGTCTGCCTGGTTAATGGCCCCCTCTCCCCAACGAATAAAGCCTTTGTTGTGCTGGAGAACGGCTGCTGTCTTACTTCTATATACTCTCTAAGGGATTTGATAAGCTTATCGCTCATATAAATATCACGGTATTTTGAGCCCTTTCCTTTGATGTCCTCGATGACTTTCAATCCCTTTTGTACGTGATCCACTCGCAGCTGAAGTGCTTCACTTATACGCATCCCCGAATAGTACATGGATTCAAATAATGCCTTCGCACGAATATCACGGGACTTTTCAGTAGATGCAATCAGGCGTTTATAATCGTCCTCTGTAAGCAGTTCTTCGTCCTTTAAGGAATATTGCTTCTGAATCTTTTCTTGCTTCACTCTGGCCGAAATTGCAAGTTCAAAACGATCATTAGCAAAATCAATAAACTGCTTTACCCCTACTAGTTTTCGATTTATGGTTAAGGCCTTTAATTTACGCTGTCGTAAGTACTCCTTGAATTCGTTCATATCAGTTTTCTTTATCTTTTTGATGTCTTTCTTGATAAATGCCATAAAATCCTTCACATCAGAAACATATCCTTCAATGGTGCCTTTACTTTTTTCTTCTTCTAGGAGGTGATCTCGATATGCCTCTACATACTCAATGTTCTTCATAGTTTTTCTCAACTCCAATTTAACTCTATTTAATAAAAAAGTAACTTTATAAGGTTAATTCGATAATAAATCATTATTATCCAAATTGCAACTACATAACTATAATTTTGTTGTGAATTTTAAGATAAAGCTACTTGTTCAATGTTTTTAATTATGATGGTGGCTATAAGTAGTTATCTAGTTTACATAATCATGAAATACTCAAGCCCTAAATTATACGATGAAATCCTAAAGCAGTAAGATGCAATTGCCGGAGAGCCATCTATCGGCTATCAATTGAAGGGCGATTTAAAGGACTTTAAATGTCACGATTTTAAATTTCAACAGGTATCATTAAGAATTTGTTATGCTTACCATCAATTGGATGACCATGTGACTTTTGTTTATGTAGGTACAAGAGAGAACTTTTACGATATGGTAAAGTGTCATTTATATGATTGATATGCTTTAAACACAAAGGATTCTAAATGGATCTTTTTTCTATTTAAACGTATTTTCTGCGGCAATGGTCCGATTTGAAATTAGTGGCATTTGACTGTCTTTATTACATATACTATAATGATCTTAGCGATCAGGCCCATGTTCCTTCCGAGGACTGGGCTTTTATTTTTGGGGTGAAACTGTTTTGAAGCCTTTTCAGACACATATTCAACAAATTAGGATACTCAGGGGTAGAGGGTTAACAATAAGAAACGGCTCTTATGCTATGAGAATTTTAGAAAATGAAGGCTATTACAATGTGATTAATGGCTATAAAGATTTATTTTTAGTTTTAAATCAAAATGGAGCACCTGCTTCACCAGAACAATACAAACCAGGCACTACTTTTGAAGAAATACATAAGCTGTATGTTTTGGACAGAGAGCTAAGAAATATCCTGCTTAAATATCTCTTGATTTTTGAAAAAAGTGTTAAATCGAAAATTTCGTATAGGTTTTCACAAAAATTCAAAAAAGCCAATGACTACCTGAATTTGAAGAATTTTACCAGTAACACCAATCAGCTAAAACAAGTGTTAAAATTAATCACTACATTATCAAACGTGATAACAAACCAATCGGACAGAAACGGTCCTATTAAACATTATTTAGATGTGCATCAAGAAGTTCCTCTTTGGGTTTTATCTAATTATTTAACTTTGGGTAATATCCAAAATTTTTATATGTGCCTTGACGATCCCCTTAAGGATTTAATAGCACAGGATTTTTCTAAAATGTACAAAAAAACTTACAATGTTAATCTTCAATTTCCGAAAGACTCATTAATTGATGTTTTGAAGACAGCAAACCTGTTTAGAAACGTTTGTGCACATGAAGAAAGATTGTATAATTTCAGCTTACATAGGCCGGCAAGGAGTAGGCATAATTCTAATTTGCTGAGTATACCAAACAATCTCCTTACAGGTAATTTGTTTACTATGGTCTCCTTTTTAAAATTAGTAATTACCAAAAAAGAGCATAAATCATTAATTAGCAGTCTTTCGCAACTTTTTAACAAATCCCAAAACGATTTTTCGTCCGTTAATTTTAGTCAGATATTAAATAGGATGGGATTCCCTTCTAACTGGCAAAACTTTTTTTGATAAAAGCCTCTTGGATAGATATCCCCTATAGAGCAAAGAATTCAGGAACTCAGCCGGTCAGTAGGATCGGACACGACCTTGGTGTTAACATAGTTATCACCTTAGCCCAGGTTTTTTTCAGAAGGGGGCACGATTTTTCGTGCTCTCTTTTTGTAGTTAAGTATCTTATTTAATTTAGAAAGCAGGAATTCACATTTAATTGTTAAATATTAATAATTGCAATAACAACAAATACAATACTAATATTAACATTAATGTTATTTATATTTGCGAGGAGGGTTATGATATGCCAATCATCGCTGTTTCAACCAATAAAGGTGGAGTGCTAAAAACCAGCATTACAACGAACTTGGCTGGTGCCTTATGCGAAAAACACAAAGTTTTGATTATTGACACTGATAACCAAGGAAATGTTTTAGTGTCATTCGGAGTGAATCCAGACAATGTGGAACTGACTCTATATGACGTTCTGGTTGATGGAATAGATCCTGCTAAAGCATTAATTAATGTTCACTCTAATATTGATGTGCTGCCGGCGAATGATGATATGAGCTTTTTGGAATTTGATGTCTTATCAGATCGTGAAAACTATCCAGATCCTTTTAGGATGCTTGAAAAATCAATGCAAACACTGGAATCAAGATACGACTACATATTAATTGACAGCCCACCAAATTTGGGATTAGTTCAAGGGAATGTTCTTTCTTATGCTGATAGTGTATTGGTTCCCTTTCAGCCGGAAGGATATAGCATGAGATCCTTAATTAAAATTCTAAATGCTATCCAAAATTTTAAAGAAAAGCATAATCCAAAATTGAATATTCTTGGTGTAGTCGCAACCCTTGTTGACCAGCGAACTACGCTCCATTCAGAAGTACTTCAGCAGTGCAGACGATATTGTTTAGAAAATGATATTCGTATGTTCGAAACAGTAATACCCCGTTCAGTTCGATTTGCTGCAAGCGTAGCATACGAACGAAAGCCTGCAACATTAACAGATTCAAAAAATCCGTTAGTTCAAGCTTATTTTGATTTATTAAAGGAGATCGAAGAATAATGGCACGAAAAAACAGGAATTTAGCAGATTTTAACGAAGTTGCTAACGCTAATATTAGTAAAAACGCTAGTACAAATACTAATGTTAACGTTAATGATGATTCTAATATAAATGATTCTGATAATGTTGAGACTAATACTGTTCAAATGGACAGCATTAACGCTAATAAAGAAAAAAATATTAATATTGCTGCTAATGTTGATGATATCAATGATCTTAATATTAATGAAAATGATAACAAACAGGAAGTTAAGATGGATTATTTGGACAAGCTTATCGAGGGCAATACAAAGAAAAACGAAAATTCATCAGTTCTTACTGGAATTTATCTTCAGAAAGACTTGTCTGTGATTCTGGATCGCTTAGCCAAAAAGGGTGGTCGTGGAGCTAAATCAAAGATAGTGAATGAGGCATTGAGAAGTGTCTTTATGGAAAAAGGATTGCTTTAAATAAAAAAGCCAATTTTCTAAGTTGATTCTTAGTTAATTGGCTTTTTCTTTTGCTTTTCAGGAATGATTTGTTTTTCACCCGGAAGATATTCAATTAGATCTGACAATTTAATTTGAAGTTGATCACAAATAATCATTAAAGTTCCTAATTTAGCAGATTCTAAATCTTCATCTCTCCATAATTTGTTTAATGCATTGCGGCTTAAACCAGTGATTGTCATAAGTTCACTAACACTATCAATTTTTTGTTTTGCCATAATGATTCGTAAATTATTTTGTAAAGGCATCAAAATCCCTCTCTTATTAACCTTATCTTATACACATTTTACCTTTTTTCAGAAAATTTTACAATATTTCATTGACAAAATAATGAATAAAAGTTAATATTTACCCATAAACTAATAATTTGTAACTCTATAAGGTTAAATGAAAAGCAAGGAGGATGATAAGGTTCGAACTACCTAAATAATATAGGACAAGATACCAGGTGCAGATAGGAGATTGAAAAGCCTTATTTTTGTTAATGTTTTTGGGAATTCACAACAAAATATCGATTTTGTATCAGCTTAGATAAACCAAAATAACAATGTGAAAGTATTAGAAATTCAAATTTTTGGAGGCGGTAAGCGATATGAATACTTTTAACTGGTTTGGAATGGATTTATCTTTCGCAATTGAAACTGTGGCTAATAAAAGATTGGAGGAACTCGAAACATCAGGTCAAATTCAAGAATTGCCTCATTGCAAAGAATATAGGGCTAAATTATCTGAGTTTTATCAGGAGTTTAAGGAACAACTTACCGATGAACATAAAAAAATGTTGCTGGAGTTTGATGGATTAGCCAGTGATTGGTCTTCAGCATATGGAGATAGCTTGTTTATGCAGGGCTTTTACGAAGGGATGAGCTTTTTACGGAAAATGGTTGAAAACGGGGTGCGTAAAGAATCTGATTCAGCAAAAGTAGCATCTTTTTAAATGAGGAGGGATTACGTTGGCTAACGATATTGAAAACTCTGATGAAAGGATAGTAATTGATATAGGCCAAATAATTCTTCTGGCGGAAGGGAACGTAGAAAATGAAAAAATCTGAATTAGTCGCGCGTTTTGCTTTTGGGAAAGCAGTTGGCGACTCCAGTACGATTGCAGAAATCTCAAATAGTAAAACTAATGTCATCATCCACATTCGAGAAGAGGAAGAACACGTAGATGCAGGGAGCTATCTTTTTCTGGATCCACATGAAATTGATCTTTTCATTGCAACGTTAAGTGTTTTTAAATATAAAATTTTAAACCCAAGAAGGAGCGAAGATGATGATGAGTAATGCAATAGACATGTTTGACCAAGTTAAAAATGTTGAATTTATGGTGATCACATACAATGAGGAGATCCAAGCTGAAATACCATCATTTAAGCTTAAAGAACCTTCTACTGAAGAATGGAATAAAAAGGCTCGAATTCAAAACACAAAAATGTTCATTCAAATTAATAAAAAAATGCCACAAACCTATCAAGAGGTACTAGCTTGGATATACGATGAACATAAAGAAAGCCACAGTGATTGCGGCACCGTGACTTTCTCATAGGGTTGGGTTTGTCTAGAACTTAATACAATAGGATTATAACATAGGAGCAGCTCTTCATCAAAAGGAGCTTTTAACAAGACTAAACAAAACCAATGCAAAGAAGGGCGAGATTATAATTCAAGCCCTTTTTAGCTTTATCAAATTATTTATTATTAAGCGCAGTTCCAGAGTAGTTCAGATGAGAGACAAACCCTAAGTATTTATCATAAAGAGTTTTAATTATATATTGTTACAAAATAAAGAAGGGAATTATCAGAAATACAATGAAAACATGCTAAGGAATATGATTAATGATTTAAAAAAGGATATGTCACTTTATTCCGAAATTTGATAGAATAAAAGACAAATAAAAAACTCCCTCTAGTTTGGCGACCGGCGGGAGTTTCTTAGGACAGGGATTCGTACACCCTTT
It encodes:
- a CDS encoding YjcZ family sporulation protein; its protein translation is MDGVGAGGGFALLVVLFILLIIIGASFMGGGLY
- a CDS encoding group-specific protein, coding for MEKKRMISVQVNENEVKQLFLEKIEESIKRLENSHVFWDMKILCKKTCMSENNIKEKFFYDPFFPKYKIGSKWYIPAKEGEAFLLQWIREQPKRKV
- a CDS encoding Abi family protein, with protein sequence MKPFQTHIQQIRILRGRGLTIRNGSYAMRILENEGYYNVINGYKDLFLVLNQNGAPASPEQYKPGTTFEEIHKLYVLDRELRNILLKYLLIFEKSVKSKISYRFSQKFKKANDYLNLKNFTSNTNQLKQVLKLITTLSNVITNQSDRNGPIKHYLDVHQEVPLWVLSNYLTLGNIQNFYMCLDDPLKDLIAQDFSKMYKKTYNVNLQFPKDSLIDVLKTANLFRNVCAHEERLYNFSLHRPARSRHNSNLLSIPNNLLTGNLFTMVSFLKLVITKKEHKSLISSLSQLFNKSQNDFSSVNFSQILNRMGFPSNWQNFF
- a CDS encoding helix-turn-helix domain-containing protein, translated to MPLQNNLRIIMAKQKIDSVSELMTITGLSRNALNKLWRDEDLESAKLGTLMIICDQLQIKLSDLIEYLPGEKQIIPEKQKKKPIN
- a CDS encoding ParA family protein, whose amino-acid sequence is MPIIAVSTNKGGVLKTSITTNLAGALCEKHKVLIIDTDNQGNVLVSFGVNPDNVELTLYDVLVDGIDPAKALINVHSNIDVLPANDDMSFLEFDVLSDRENYPDPFRMLEKSMQTLESRYDYILIDSPPNLGLVQGNVLSYADSVLVPFQPEGYSMRSLIKILNAIQNFKEKHNPKLNILGVVATLVDQRTTLHSEVLQQCRRYCLENDIRMFETVIPRSVRFAASVAYERKPATLTDSKNPLVQAYFDLLKEIEE
- a CDS encoding YjcZ family sporulation protein gives rise to the protein MFGYGGFGGFGGGCGCGGFGYGGGGFGYGGGFALIVVLFILLIIIGSVCFY
- a CDS encoding type II toxin-antitoxin system RelE/ParE family toxin, whose amino-acid sequence is MAGEPSIGYQLKGDLKDFKCHDFKFQQVSLRICYAYHQLDDHVTFVYVGTRENFYDMVKCHLYD
- a CDS encoding helix-turn-helix domain-containing protein, translating into MRTMFGFGLGKKRTKLGKWLDQRGIAQSWLKEKTGLNKNTIGDLVNDSDRSPTQSTMKKILKALREIDPNVKSDDFWDM
- a CDS encoding tyrosine-type recombinase/integrase; its protein translation is MKNIEYVEAYRDHLLEEEKSKGTIEGYVSDVKDFMAFIKKDIKKIKKTDMNEFKEYLRQRKLKALTINRKLVGVKQFIDFANDRFELAISARVKQEKIQKQYSLKDEELLTEDDYKRLIASTEKSRDIRAKALFESMYYSGMRISEALQLRVDHVQKGLKVIEDIKGKGSKYRDIYMSDKLIKSLREYIEVRQQPFSSTTKALFVGERGPLTRQTAHSLIKKYAKAAGIELSKAHVHNLRHLFGLRLAAQGLPIQDIAKYLGHTSIEVTKIYLEKPQSHYVNLIDQL